A genomic stretch from Anser cygnoides isolate HZ-2024a breed goose chromosome 30, Taihu_goose_T2T_genome, whole genome shotgun sequence includes:
- the LOC136787713 gene encoding olfactory receptor 14C36-like translates to MAYDRYVAICKPLHYGSLVGSRACAQMAAAAWGSGFLNAVLHTATTFSLPLCQGNAVDQFFCEVPQILKLSCSDAYLREVGALVCSVSLFFGCFIFIVVSYVLIFRAVLRIPSEQGRHKAFSTCLPHLAVVSLFVSTAMFAYLKPSSISSSSLDLVVSFLYSVVPPAVNPLIYSMRNQELKDVLWKLMP, encoded by the coding sequence atggcctacgaccgctacgttgccatctgcaagcccctgcactacgggagcctcgtgggcagcagagcttgtgcccagatggcagcagctgcctggggcagtggctttctcaatgctgtcctgcacacggccactacattttccctgcccctctgccaaggcaatgctgtggaccagttcttctgtgaagtcccccagatcctcaagctctcctgctcagatgcctacctcagggaagttggggcacttgtgtgtagtgtttctttattttttggttgtttcattttcattgtggtgtcctatgtgctgatcttcagggctgtgctgaggatcccctctgagcagggccggcacaaagccttttccacatgcctccctcacctggccgtggtctccctgtttgtcagcactgccatgtttgcctacctgaagccctcctccatctcttcctcatccctggacctggtggtgtcatttctgtactcagtggtgcctccagcagtgaaccccctcatctacagcatgaggaaccaggagctcaaggatgtCTTGTGGAAACTGATGCCTTGA
- the LOC136787765 gene encoding olfactory receptor 14J1-like encodes MANSSSVSEFLLLAFADTRELQLLHFGLFLGIYLAALLGNGLILTAVACDHRLHTSMYFFLLNLALLDLGCISTTLPKAMANALWDTRAISYQGCAAQVFFSVFLVGAEYSLLTLMAYDRYVAICKPLHYGSLVGSRACAQMAAAAWGSGFLNAVLHTATTFSLPLCQGNAVEQFFCEIPQILKLSCSDAYLREVGALVFTLSLVFLCFIYIDLSYVQIFRAVLRMPSEQGRHKLFSMCLPHLAVVSLFVSTAMFAYLKPPSISSPSLDLVFAFLYSVVPPAVNPLIYSMRNQELRNALRKLLS; translated from the coding sequence atggccaacagcagctctgtgagcgagttcctcctgctggcattcgcagacacgcgggagctgcagctcctgcacttcgggctcttcctgggcatctacctggctgccctcctgggcaacggcctcatcctcaccgccgtagcctgcgaccaccgcctccacacctccatgtacttcttcctcctcaacctcgccctcctcgacctgggctgcatctccaccactctgcccaaagccatggccaatgccctctgggacaccagggccatctcctatcaagggtgtgctgcacaggtcttcttttctgtcttcttggtTGGAGCAGAGTATTCCCTCCTCACCctcatggcctatgaccgctacgttgccatctgcaagcccctgcactacgggagcctcgtgggcagcagagcttgtgcccagatggcagcagctgcctggggcagtggctttctcaatgctgtcctgcacacggccactaccttttccctgcccctctgccaaggcaatgctgtggagcagttcttctgtgaaatcccccagatcctcaagctctcctgctcagatgcctacctcagggaagttggggcacttgtcTTTACTCTTTCCTtagtgtttctttgttttatttacattgatctgtcctatgtgcagattttcagggcagtgctgaggatgccctctgagcagggccggcacaaacTCTTTTCAATGTGCCTCCcccacctggctgtggtctccttgtttgtcagcactgccatgtttgcctacctgaagcccccctccatctcttccccatccctggacctggtgtttgcatttttgtactcggtggtgcctccagcagtgaaccccctcatctacagcatgagaaaccaGGAACTGAGAAATGCACTAAGGAAATTACTTTCATAG